A genomic window from Pseudomonas argentinensis includes:
- the ahpF gene encoding alkyl hydroperoxide reductase subunit F has translation MLDATLKSQLKAYLEKVSQPFEIVASLDDSDKSQELKGLLDDIVSLTDKITLKTDGTDARVPSFALNRPNGNISLRFAGLPMGHEFTSLVLALLQVGGHPSKLAAEVIEQIQNLEGEFNFETYFSLSCQNCPDVVQALNLMAVLNPNIRHVAIDGALFQDEVESRQIMSVPSIYLNGELFGQGRMDAEQILAKIDTGASARDAEKLNAKQAFDVLVIGGGPAGAAAAIYAARKGIRTGVAAERFGGQVLDTMAIENFISVQETEGPKLARALEEHVKQYEVDVMNLQRASALIPASSEGGLHEVKFESGASLKAKTVILSTGARWREMNVPGEKEYRNKGVAYCPHCDGPLFKGKRVAVVGGGNSGVEAAIDLAGIVAEVTLLEYDSKLRADAVLQKKLYSLPNVKVITSALTSEVKGDGQKVTGLVYKDRNSDAFIPVELEGIFVQIGLLPNSEWLKGSVELSDRGEIIVDARGETSLPGIFAAGDVTTVPYKQIVIAVGEGAKASLSAFDHLIRS, from the coding sequence ATGTTGGACGCAACCCTTAAATCCCAGTTGAAGGCGTACCTGGAGAAGGTCAGCCAGCCGTTCGAGATCGTCGCGTCCCTCGATGACAGCGACAAATCTCAGGAGCTCAAAGGCCTGCTCGACGATATCGTCAGCCTGACCGACAAGATCACCCTGAAGACCGACGGCACCGACGCCCGCGTGCCGTCGTTCGCCCTGAATCGCCCGAATGGCAACATCAGCCTGCGTTTCGCCGGTCTGCCGATGGGCCACGAATTCACGTCGCTGGTGCTGGCCCTACTGCAAGTCGGTGGCCACCCGTCGAAGCTCGCCGCCGAAGTGATCGAGCAGATCCAGAACCTGGAAGGCGAATTCAACTTCGAGACCTACTTCTCGCTGTCCTGCCAGAACTGCCCGGACGTGGTCCAGGCGCTGAACCTGATGGCCGTGCTCAACCCGAATATCCGCCACGTGGCCATCGACGGCGCGCTGTTCCAGGATGAAGTCGAGTCCCGCCAGATCATGTCGGTACCGAGCATCTACCTGAACGGCGAACTGTTCGGCCAGGGCCGTATGGACGCCGAGCAGATCCTCGCCAAGATCGACACCGGCGCTTCGGCCCGCGATGCCGAGAAGCTCAACGCCAAGCAAGCCTTCGACGTGCTGGTCATCGGTGGCGGCCCGGCCGGTGCTGCAGCGGCCATCTACGCCGCCCGTAAAGGCATCCGCACCGGCGTTGCCGCCGAGCGTTTCGGCGGCCAGGTGCTCGACACCATGGCCATCGAGAACTTCATCTCGGTGCAGGAAACCGAAGGCCCGAAACTGGCCCGCGCCCTGGAAGAGCACGTCAAACAGTACGAAGTCGACGTCATGAACCTGCAGCGCGCCAGCGCGCTGATCCCGGCCTCCAGCGAAGGTGGCCTGCACGAAGTGAAGTTCGAGAGCGGCGCGAGCCTGAAAGCCAAGACCGTGATTCTGTCCACCGGCGCACGCTGGAGAGAGATGAACGTGCCGGGCGAGAAGGAATACCGCAACAAGGGCGTGGCCTATTGCCCGCACTGCGACGGCCCGCTGTTCAAGGGCAAGCGCGTGGCGGTGGTCGGCGGTGGCAACTCCGGCGTGGAAGCGGCCATCGACCTGGCCGGTATCGTCGCCGAAGTGACTCTGCTCGAGTACGACAGCAAGCTGCGCGCCGACGCCGTGCTGCAGAAGAAGCTCTACAGCCTGCCCAACGTCAAGGTGATCACCAGCGCCCTGACCAGTGAAGTGAAAGGCGACGGCCAAAAGGTCACCGGCCTGGTCTACAAGGATCGCAACTCCGATGCGTTCATCCCCGTAGAGCTGGAAGGCATCTTCGTGCAGATCGGCCTGCTGCCCAACTCCGAGTGGCTCAAGGGCTCGGTGGAGCTGTCGGACCGCGGCGAGATCATCGTCGACGCCCGTGGTGAAACCTCGCTGCCCGGCATCTTCGCCGCCGGCGACGTGACTACCGTGCCGTACAAGCAGATCGTCATCGCCGTGGGCGAGGGCGCCAAGGCTTCGCTGAGCGCGTTCGATCACCTGATCCGTAGCTGA
- the ahpC gene encoding alkyl hydroperoxide reductase subunit C: MSLINTQVQPFKVNAFHNGKFIEVTEQSLKGKWSVLIFMPAAFTFNCPTEIEDAANNYEAFQKAGAEVYIVTTDTHFSHKVWHETSPAVGKARFPLIGDPTHQLTNAFGVHIAEEGLALRGTFVINPEGQIKTVEIHSNEIARDVAETLRKLQAAQYTAAHPGEVCPAKWKEGAQTLAPSLDLVGKI, translated from the coding sequence ATGTCTTTGATTAACACTCAAGTTCAGCCGTTCAAGGTCAATGCCTTCCACAATGGCAAATTCATCGAAGTCACCGAACAAAGCCTGAAAGGCAAGTGGTCGGTACTGATCTTCATGCCGGCAGCCTTCACTTTCAACTGCCCGACCGAGATCGAAGACGCCGCCAACAACTACGAAGCCTTCCAGAAGGCCGGTGCTGAAGTGTACATCGTTACCACCGACACCCACTTCTCCCACAAGGTATGGCACGAAACTTCGCCAGCCGTTGGCAAGGCTCGTTTCCCGTTGATCGGCGACCCGACTCACCAGCTGACCAATGCATTCGGCGTGCACATCGCTGAAGAAGGCCTGGCACTGCGCGGCACCTTCGTGATCAACCCGGAAGGCCAGATCAAGACCGTCGAAATCCACTCCAACGAGATCGCTCGTGACGTGGCCGAGACCCTGCGCAAGCTGCAGGCCGCTCAGTACACCGCTGCCCACCCGGGCGAAGTGTGCCCAGCCAAGTGGAAAGAAGGCGCTCAGACCCTGGCTCCTTCCCTGGACCTGGTCGGCAAGATCTAA
- a CDS encoding substrate-binding periplasmic protein, which translates to MTRFQTTFPCDITFSRLVRCNLAFWLTMTLALMSGTALAEKDPLRFSIIESGVMPMVQIREGQAVDGILRDLSLSLADKVGRQAELLVLPRMRVHRALLNREIDVRCYVNPDWLTDTYSGYLWSAPFMVQRDLLVSRSAQPVNPESLDGQSVGTVLGFNYPTLNTLFDNGQLRRNDARTQGLVLRKLAAGRYDYAISNELALLWFNRGRSDADKLHEVHELTRDEVACLVRDAPDLPTQALLEAMRRMQENGEFTAILQRYR; encoded by the coding sequence ATGACCAGATTTCAGACCACCTTTCCGTGCGACATCACCTTTTCCCGCCTGGTTCGCTGCAATCTGGCGTTTTGGCTGACGATGACGCTTGCCCTGATGAGCGGTACCGCCCTGGCCGAAAAAGACCCGTTGCGTTTTTCCATCATCGAAAGCGGTGTCATGCCGATGGTGCAGATCCGCGAGGGCCAGGCAGTCGACGGCATACTTCGTGATCTCTCCCTGAGCCTGGCCGACAAGGTCGGTCGCCAGGCCGAGTTGTTGGTGCTGCCGCGCATGCGCGTGCACCGCGCGTTACTGAACCGGGAGATCGACGTGCGCTGCTACGTCAATCCGGACTGGTTGACCGATACCTATTCCGGTTACCTGTGGAGCGCTCCGTTCATGGTGCAGCGCGACCTGCTGGTCAGCCGCTCCGCGCAACCGGTCAACCCGGAGAGCCTTGACGGCCAGTCCGTCGGCACCGTCCTGGGCTTCAACTACCCGACCCTCAACACCCTGTTCGACAATGGCCAGTTGCGGCGCAACGATGCGCGAACCCAGGGCCTGGTTCTACGCAAGCTGGCAGCCGGACGTTACGATTATGCGATCAGCAACGAACTGGCACTGTTGTGGTTCAACCGAGGCCGCAGCGACGCCGACAAGCTTCACGAAGTCCACGAGCTGACGCGCGACGAGGTGGCGTGCCTGGTGCGCGACGCGCCCGACCTACCGACCCAGGCGCTGCTCGAGGCGATGCGGCGAATGCAGGAAAACGGCGAGTTCACTGCCATCCTGCAGCGCTACCGCTGA
- a CDS encoding MFS transporter — MSGSAHAAPRLSAGAILLIELALALGGFAIGTSEFSIMGLMPNVAQDLGVSEPQVGHVISSYALGVVVGAPILALLGSRLLRKHLLLLLMSVFAVGNLASALAPDYLSLLVFRFFAGLPHGAYFGIAMLVAASMAPPHKRAKAVSRVLMGLSVAILVGNPLATWLGQSASWRFAFALVSVIALATVAMIALLLPLDRSEVRSSPINELRAFNRAPIWLALGIGSIGFAGMFCVFSYMAPTLLEVTRVSPGMIPVAMAIFGVGCILGNMAGGWLFDRLRFKSVAWILLWSALVLLVLPTATHSLWTVLPAILALGTIAALSPALQTHLMDVATGAQTLAAASNHAAFNIANALGPWLGGLAISAGFGWTSTGYIGAATAVAGLLVFAWAWKVQKAQTSA; from the coding sequence ATGAGTGGCTCCGCCCACGCCGCCCCGCGCCTGAGCGCAGGGGCGATTCTGCTGATCGAACTGGCCCTGGCACTGGGCGGCTTCGCCATTGGCACCAGCGAATTCTCCATCATGGGCCTGATGCCCAACGTGGCCCAGGATCTGGGCGTCAGCGAACCCCAGGTCGGCCATGTGATCAGCAGCTACGCCCTGGGTGTGGTGGTCGGCGCGCCGATCCTCGCACTGCTGGGCTCGCGCCTGCTGCGCAAGCACCTGCTGTTGCTGCTGATGAGCGTGTTCGCCGTGGGCAACCTGGCCAGCGCCCTGGCGCCCGATTACCTGTCGCTGCTGGTGTTTCGCTTCTTTGCCGGCCTGCCCCACGGCGCCTATTTCGGTATCGCCATGCTGGTCGCTGCCTCCATGGCGCCGCCCCACAAGCGCGCCAAGGCGGTCAGTCGGGTTCTGATGGGCCTGAGCGTGGCAATTCTGGTCGGCAACCCCCTGGCCACCTGGCTGGGCCAGAGCGCCAGCTGGCGCTTCGCCTTCGCCCTGGTCAGCGTAATCGCCCTGGCCACCGTGGCGATGATTGCCCTGCTCCTGCCGCTGGACCGCAGCGAGGTGCGCAGCAGCCCGATCAACGAACTGCGTGCCTTCAATCGCGCACCTATCTGGCTGGCACTGGGCATCGGCTCGATCGGCTTTGCCGGCATGTTCTGCGTGTTCAGCTACATGGCGCCAACCCTGCTGGAAGTCACCCGGGTCAGCCCGGGGATGATTCCGGTGGCCATGGCGATATTCGGTGTCGGCTGCATTCTCGGCAACATGGCCGGCGGCTGGCTGTTCGACCGCCTGCGCTTCAAGTCGGTGGCCTGGATCCTGCTGTGGAGCGCGCTGGTACTGCTGGTGCTGCCGACCGCCACCCACTCGCTGTGGACGGTGCTGCCGGCGATTCTCGCCCTGGGCACCATCGCGGCCCTGTCACCCGCCTTGCAGACCCACCTGATGGACGTGGCCACCGGCGCCCAGACGCTCGCCGCGGCGTCCAACCATGCTGCCTTCAACATCGCCAATGCCCTGGGCCCGTGGCTCGGCGGCCTGGCGATCAGCGCCGGTTTCGGCTGGACCTCGACAGGCTATATCGGCGCGGCGACGGCGGTCGCCGGCCTGCTGGTGTTCGCCTGGGCATGGAAGGTGCAGAAGGCCCAAACCTCGGCCTAG
- a CDS encoding M14 family metallopeptidase has translation MKISSDFDSGNILVQDASDPHKVLLAMRKDLNSDHFQWFHFHVDGLTPGARHDFSITNAGQSAYSHAWTGYNAAASYDQQTWFRVPSRFENGALSFGLEPEREQIWFAYFEPYSRERHAALIKQALALPGVELQASGRSLEGRDIELLRVHRHGSAIRKVWIIAQQHPGEHMAEWFMEGIVRRLGDAGDSELDALLQQADLYLVPNMNPDGAFRGHLRTNAAGQDLNRAWQSASAERSPEVLFVQQAMREIGVDLFLDIHGDEEIPHVFTAGCEGNPGFTPRLEALESEFRQRLVDSGAEFQTRFGYPRSAPGKANLALACNSVGQEFDCLSFTLEMPFKDHDDMPNPRTGWNGERSMKLAADMLGVIGQMVDRLR, from the coding sequence ATGAAGATCAGCTCGGATTTCGACAGCGGCAACATCCTCGTGCAGGACGCCAGCGACCCGCACAAGGTGCTGCTGGCCATGCGCAAGGATCTCAACAGCGATCACTTCCAGTGGTTTCATTTCCATGTCGATGGTCTGACGCCCGGCGCGCGCCACGACTTCAGCATCACCAACGCCGGTCAGTCCGCCTACAGCCACGCCTGGACGGGTTACAACGCGGCCGCCTCCTACGATCAGCAGACCTGGTTCCGCGTGCCCAGCCGCTTCGAGAATGGCGCGCTGAGCTTTGGCCTGGAGCCCGAGCGCGAGCAGATCTGGTTCGCCTACTTCGAGCCCTACAGCCGTGAGCGCCACGCCGCGCTGATCAAACAGGCGCTGGCATTGCCAGGTGTCGAGTTGCAGGCCAGCGGGCGCAGCCTCGAGGGCCGCGATATCGAGTTGCTGCGCGTGCACCGCCATGGGAGCGCGATCCGCAAGGTATGGATCATCGCCCAGCAGCATCCTGGCGAGCACATGGCCGAATGGTTTATGGAAGGCATCGTCAGGCGCCTGGGCGACGCTGGTGACAGCGAGCTGGATGCACTGCTGCAGCAGGCCGATCTGTATCTGGTCCCGAACATGAACCCCGATGGCGCCTTCCGTGGCCACCTGCGTACCAACGCGGCGGGGCAGGACCTCAACCGCGCCTGGCAATCGGCAAGCGCCGAGCGCAGCCCGGAGGTGCTGTTCGTCCAGCAGGCGATGCGCGAGATCGGCGTGGACCTGTTTCTGGATATCCACGGCGACGAGGAAATTCCCCACGTGTTCACCGCCGGATGCGAGGGCAACCCTGGCTTCACGCCGCGCCTTGAGGCGCTGGAAAGCGAGTTTCGCCAGCGCCTGGTGGACAGCGGCGCCGAGTTTCAGACCCGCTTCGGTTACCCGCGCAGCGCCCCTGGCAAAGCCAATCTGGCGCTGGCCTGCAATTCGGTGGGGCAGGAATTCGACTGCCTGTCGTTCACCCTGGAAATGCCCTTCAAGGACCATGACGATATGCCGAACCCAAGGACCGGCTGGAATGGTGAGCGATCAATGAAGCTGGCCGCTGACATGCTTGGCGTGATCGGCCAGATGGTCGACCGCCTGCGCTGA